A single window of Fischerella sp. PCC 9605 DNA harbors:
- a CDS encoding FecR family protein — MFRKLFPLVTIGFWGIIALPLPEQASAATPLTRAVIRNVRNWVQLMPQNKPKRAARKSDAIVPGDGLSTGRSSLAELRFNDGSLARVGEQAVFRFLPKSRNLRLSNGTVLLLIPPGQGRTRINTPNAAAAIRGSALFVRYDEKKDTTIVAALTNSGIEVSNKNASQNQELKAGQLLVIVKDKVQGLYEFDLRTFYETSNLVQELDLPGRGAPASDPAIAKVQAETAAAVASQPPLTGKEVVENPSFTQLSNDRSPNTNPSPNTNPSPNTNPSPNTNPSDSPLNSKVNNAPPVNSLQETGQVLSDTEQQNNNSNNQQTSTGSNPANQPPQTETPPTNDSTGSPNPTNQPPQTETPPTNDSTGSPNPANQPPQPETPPTNDSTGSPNPANQPPQPETPPTNDSTGSPNPANQPPQPETPPTNNSTVQPNPANQPPQPETPPINDSTGGANPAN, encoded by the coding sequence ATGTTTCGTAAATTATTTCCACTGGTGACAATTGGCTTTTGGGGAATTATAGCGCTGCCTTTGCCAGAGCAGGCAAGTGCTGCTACTCCTCTGACTAGGGCTGTGATTAGAAACGTCCGTAACTGGGTGCAACTCATGCCCCAAAATAAACCTAAACGTGCGGCACGCAAGTCAGACGCGATCGTTCCTGGGGATGGGTTGTCTACTGGTCGATCTTCCCTAGCAGAGTTGCGCTTCAACGATGGTTCTCTAGCACGGGTTGGAGAACAAGCAGTGTTTCGGTTTTTACCGAAATCGCGCAATCTGAGACTATCTAATGGTACTGTCTTGCTGCTTATTCCACCAGGTCAAGGGCGAACACGTATAAATACGCCAAATGCAGCGGCGGCAATTCGCGGTTCAGCATTATTCGTACGCTATGACGAAAAAAAAGATACCACAATTGTCGCAGCACTGACAAATAGCGGTATTGAAGTATCCAACAAGAATGCTTCTCAAAACCAGGAACTGAAAGCAGGGCAATTGCTTGTGATAGTTAAAGATAAAGTTCAGGGTTTATACGAATTTGATCTGAGAACTTTTTATGAAACTAGCAATCTGGTTCAAGAGCTAGATTTGCCTGGGCGCGGTGCACCCGCTTCAGATCCAGCGATCGCCAAAGTTCAAGCTGAAACTGCCGCAGCTGTGGCTTCCCAACCACCACTTACTGGTAAAGAAGTAGTAGAAAACCCATCTTTTACACAGCTAAGTAATGACCGCTCACCAAATACTAATCCTTCACCAAATACTAATCCTTCACCAAATACTAATCCCTCGCCAAATACTAATCCCTCAGACTCCCCGCTTAACTCTAAAGTCAATAATGCTCCTCCTGTAAATTCTTTACAAGAAACGGGACAAGTTTTATCAGATACAGAACAGCAAAATAATAACTCCAACAATCAACAGACATCCACTGGTTCAAACCCAGCCAACCAGCCGCCCCAAACAGAAACTCCACCAACTAATGACTCGACTGGGAGTCCCAACCCAACCAACCAGCCGCCCCAAACAGAAACTCCACCAACTAATGACTCGACTGGGAGTCCCAACCCAGCCAACCAGCCACCGCAACCAGAAACTCCACCAACTAATGACTCAACTGGGAGTCCCAACCCAGCCAACCAACCACCGCAACCAGAAACTCCACCAACTAATGACTCGACTGGGAGTCCCAACCCAGCCAACCAGCCACCGCAACCAGAAACTCCACCAACTAATAACTCGACTGTGCAGCCAAACCCAGCCAACCAGCCACCGCAACCAGAAACTCCACCAATTAATGACTCGACTGGAGGGGCAAACCCAGCCAACTAA
- a CDS encoding tRNA (5-methylaminomethyl-2-thiouridine)(34)-methyltransferase MnmD, translating to MSELDNFTPELTADGSFTFFSQEFGESFHSHYGARQESFLKFVEPTQLALKANQPKLRILDICYGLGYNTAAALETIWSVNPDCDVEVIGLELNASVPQAAIAHHLFDTWKYKYTTILTQLAYEQQVQTNHLRSELLIGDARTTIRQVYHSGFRADAIFLDPFSPPQCPHLWTIEFIQQLALCLHKDGLLATYSCAAAVRTALLTAGLEIGSTPPVGRRTPGTVAAHPRGVGDREMGRRGEVFQQFPPSPTLLLSPSSYPLSQSEQEHLLTRAAIPYRDPELKDLPDFILRRRQQEQQASSLEPTSRWRKRWY from the coding sequence ATGTCAGAGTTAGATAATTTTACACCTGAGCTTACAGCAGATGGATCTTTCACCTTCTTTTCCCAAGAGTTTGGCGAGTCTTTTCACAGCCATTATGGGGCTAGGCAGGAGAGTTTTCTTAAATTTGTCGAGCCTACTCAACTAGCTTTAAAAGCTAATCAACCCAAATTGCGAATATTGGATATTTGTTATGGGCTAGGATACAACACAGCAGCCGCTTTAGAGACAATTTGGTCTGTTAATCCTGATTGTGATGTAGAAGTAATCGGTTTAGAACTGAATGCAAGTGTGCCACAAGCTGCGATCGCCCATCATTTATTTGATACCTGGAAATACAAGTATACGACCATACTGACCCAGTTAGCTTACGAACAGCAAGTGCAAACAAATCACCTGCGATCTGAGCTATTAATTGGCGATGCAAGAACTACGATTAGACAAGTCTATCACTCGGGTTTCCGAGCGGATGCAATTTTTCTCGATCCCTTTTCACCACCTCAATGTCCCCATTTATGGACTATTGAATTTATTCAACAACTTGCTTTGTGTTTACATAAAGATGGTCTACTAGCTACATATTCTTGTGCAGCAGCTGTACGCACCGCACTTTTAACAGCTGGCTTAGAAATAGGTTCTACCCCACCAGTAGGAAGGCGAACACCTGGTACTGTTGCAGCCCATCCAAGAGGGGTGGGGGATAGGGAGATGGGGAGAAGGGGAGAAGTATTTCAACAATTCCCCCCCTCTCCCACTCTTCTACTTTCCCCCTCCTCTTATCCCCTCTCTCAGTCAGAACAAGAACATTTACTGACTCGCGCTGCTATTCCCTATCGCGATCCAGAATTAAAAGACCTCCCGGATTTCATTCTCAGGCGGCGACAACAAGAACAGCAAGCTTCTTCCCTTGAACCTACTTCTCGTTGGCGAAAACGCTGGTATTGA
- a CDS encoding glycosyltransferase family 4 protein: protein MKIAYVTTYDATDITQWSGLGYYIPQSLKSQSLSVEYIGSLRQRYSRLLKVKRRFYQSFFRKTYLMDRELIVLKDYARQVSKRLSGIDTDIVFSPGTIPIAYLECNQPIFFWTDVTFAGIIDFYPKFSNLCQETIKHGNAMEQSALERCKLAIYSSDWAAKTAIENYPVNPAKVKVVPFGANIECDRNIDDIKAIVESRPINKCKLLFLGVDWFRKGGDIALEVTKQLNTLGINAELTVVGCQPVIDGELPNYVKVLGLISKSTDEGAERINRLISESHFLILPSRAECYGIVFCEANSFGVPCISTNVGGIPTIIKDGLNGKLFAVDSNIADYCKYICDIWSKYSEYKKLAISAFNEYEFRLNWSVAGKTVKKLIMESM, encoded by the coding sequence ATGAAGATAGCTTATGTAACTACCTACGATGCTACAGATATTACGCAGTGGTCAGGCTTAGGTTATTACATACCTCAATCTTTGAAAAGTCAATCTTTATCAGTTGAGTATATCGGTTCTTTGAGGCAGAGATATTCACGACTGCTAAAGGTTAAAAGACGCTTTTACCAGAGTTTTTTTCGCAAAACATATTTGATGGATAGAGAACTTATCGTTCTCAAAGACTACGCGCGTCAAGTTAGCAAAAGATTATCTGGTATTGATACAGATATAGTATTTAGTCCCGGAACAATTCCTATTGCTTATCTTGAATGTAATCAACCTATATTTTTTTGGACAGATGTTACATTTGCAGGAATTATAGATTTTTATCCCAAGTTCAGCAATTTATGCCAAGAAACTATTAAACATGGCAATGCAATGGAACAATCTGCTCTGGAAAGATGTAAATTAGCTATTTATTCTTCTGATTGGGCTGCTAAAACTGCTATAGAAAATTATCCAGTTAACCCAGCAAAAGTAAAAGTTGTTCCCTTTGGGGCAAATATTGAATGTGACAGAAACATTGATGATATAAAGGCAATAGTAGAGTCAAGACCCATAAATAAGTGCAAATTGCTCTTTTTAGGTGTTGACTGGTTTAGAAAAGGTGGAGATATAGCTCTTGAGGTTACAAAACAGTTAAATACATTAGGAATAAATGCTGAGTTAACAGTAGTTGGATGTCAACCTGTAATAGATGGTGAACTTCCTAACTATGTCAAAGTTTTAGGTTTAATTAGTAAGTCTACCGATGAAGGAGCAGAGCGAATTAATAGACTTATATCCGAATCTCACTTTTTAATCTTACCTTCTAGGGCAGAATGTTATGGAATTGTTTTTTGCGAGGCTAACTCTTTTGGGGTTCCTTGCATCTCTACGAATGTAGGTGGAATACCAACAATTATTAAGGATGGTTTGAACGGAAAGTTGTTTGCAGTAGATTCTAATATCGCAGATTATTGTAAATATATATGTGATATCTGGTCTAAATATTCTGAGTATAAAAAATTAGCTATTTCTGCATTTAATGAGTATGAGTTCCGCCTCAATTGGTCGGTAGCTGGGAAAACCGTAAAAAAGCTAATCATGGAATCGATGTAG
- the glmU gene encoding bifunctional UDP-N-acetylglucosamine diphosphorylase/glucosamine-1-phosphate N-acetyltransferase GlmU has protein sequence MVVVAILAAGRGTRMKSNLPKVLHSLGGRSLVERVIESVQPLSPSRQMVIVGYQAEEVKTAMLSLPDLEFVEQSVQLGTGHAIQQLLPYLEGYSGDLLILNGDLPLIRTETLKNILQTHQKNQNAATILTAHLSNPKGYGRVFCNEENIVQQIVEEKDCTPTQRQNCRINAGVYCFRWQDLAKILPNLQANNAQKEYYLTDAVTQVTPVMAVDVEDSQEIMGINDRLQLASAYEILQKRIKEKWMAAGVTLIDPASITIDDTVELQPDVIIEPQTHLRGNTLIGTGCRIGPGSLIENSQIDENVTIMYSVVTDSIVQAGSRIGPYAHLRGHVEVGSKCRVGNFVELKNTKLGERTNVAHLSYLGDTTTGNQVNIGAGTITANYDGVKKHPTKIGDRTGTGSNSVLVAPITLGNDVYIAAGSTITEDVPDDCLAIARERQVVKPGWQKKSSNE, from the coding sequence ATGGTAGTTGTAGCAATTTTAGCGGCAGGACGTGGGACACGCATGAAATCCAACCTTCCTAAAGTCTTACATTCTTTGGGTGGGCGATCGCTAGTCGAAAGAGTGATCGAAAGTGTTCAACCGCTTTCGCCCTCACGTCAAATGGTAATTGTAGGGTATCAGGCTGAGGAAGTGAAAACAGCTATGCTATCACTTCCAGACTTAGAGTTTGTTGAACAGAGTGTACAACTCGGAACAGGACATGCTATCCAGCAATTACTTCCTTACTTGGAGGGATACAGCGGTGATTTGTTGATATTAAATGGCGATTTGCCATTAATACGTACCGAAACCCTCAAAAATATTCTGCAAACACATCAAAAAAACCAAAACGCCGCCACAATTCTCACCGCGCACCTGTCAAATCCCAAAGGTTATGGGCGCGTTTTTTGTAACGAAGAAAATATTGTGCAGCAAATTGTCGAAGAAAAAGATTGCACTCCTACCCAAAGACAAAATTGCCGTATCAATGCCGGAGTGTACTGCTTTCGCTGGCAGGATTTAGCAAAAATTCTGCCGAATTTGCAAGCGAATAATGCCCAGAAAGAATATTATCTCACCGATGCTGTTACTCAAGTCACACCCGTGATGGCAGTCGATGTAGAGGACAGCCAAGAAATTATGGGCATAAACGATCGCCTGCAACTAGCTTCTGCCTACGAGATTTTACAAAAGCGTATCAAGGAAAAATGGATGGCAGCGGGTGTCACTCTCATCGACCCTGCTAGCATTACGATTGATGACACCGTAGAATTACAGCCAGATGTGATTATTGAACCGCAAACTCATCTACGGGGAAATACTTTAATCGGGACTGGCTGTCGCATCGGGCCTGGAAGTTTAATAGAAAATAGCCAGATTGATGAAAATGTTACTATAATGTATTCCGTAGTGACGGATAGCATCGTACAGGCTGGTAGCAGAATTGGGCCCTATGCCCATTTACGAGGACATGTGGAAGTTGGTAGCAAATGTCGGGTAGGAAATTTTGTGGAATTAAAAAATACCAAGTTGGGTGAACGCACTAATGTTGCCCACTTGTCCTATTTGGGCGATACCACAACTGGAAATCAGGTCAATATCGGTGCAGGAACTATTACCGCTAACTACGACGGGGTAAAAAAACATCCCACCAAAATTGGCGATCGCACTGGCACTGGTTCCAATAGCGTTTTAGTAGCACCAATAACCTTGGGAAATGATGTCTATATAGCAGCTGGCTCTACAATTACAGAAGATGTCCCGGATGATTGTTTGGCGATCGCCCGTGAGCGTCAAGTAGTAAAACCAGGATGGCAGAAAAAATCTTCAAATGAATAA
- a CDS encoding response regulator: MIQWTSKYTGSTEEIVSGSNALNNVNNIDSNYAVALPKAEDYSLNLSQKDLNIEQTEALPALSKPYVNFGYNALESRTQPGEGSKVNGFDSDAPKVLVVDDHAASRVTAVALLAMEGYEVIEADSGSTAVELVTQKQPDLILLDVMMPGMDGFEVCQLLKQDEHTRLIPIIFVTALNDRRSRIRGIEVGADDFLSKPFDRVELAARVKSLVRQKRLNEDLDHAEQVLFSIARAIESRDPNTGDHCERLVKLGKAFGEYLNLSRNQIRDLMWGGYLHDIGKVGIPDAVLLKQGKLTPEEWEIMRQHVLIGERICQPLRSMWGVIPIIRHHHERWDGSGYPDGLKGEDIPYLAQVFQIIDIYDALTSERPYKRAFLPEEALMVMEEETAKGWRSPQLMQQFAEFIRTCKQQ; the protein is encoded by the coding sequence GTGATTCAATGGACATCCAAGTATACAGGCTCTACCGAAGAAATTGTGAGTGGATCAAACGCCCTAAATAATGTTAATAATATAGATTCAAATTATGCTGTAGCATTGCCAAAAGCAGAAGATTATTCCTTGAACTTATCTCAAAAAGACCTGAACATTGAACAGACAGAAGCTTTGCCTGCTTTGAGCAAGCCTTATGTTAATTTTGGTTACAATGCCCTGGAATCTAGAACACAACCAGGTGAAGGGTCTAAAGTGAATGGTTTTGATTCAGATGCGCCGAAAGTTTTAGTTGTTGATGACCATGCTGCTAGTCGTGTGACTGCTGTCGCCCTTTTAGCGATGGAAGGCTACGAAGTCATTGAAGCAGATAGTGGTTCTACTGCCGTTGAATTAGTCACCCAAAAACAACCGGATCTGATTTTACTAGATGTGATGATGCCGGGTATGGATGGGTTTGAAGTCTGCCAATTACTCAAGCAAGATGAACATACCCGGCTAATACCAATAATTTTTGTGACGGCGTTAAATGATCGGCGATCGCGTATCCGAGGAATAGAAGTTGGGGCAGACGATTTTTTGAGCAAGCCTTTTGATCGTGTAGAATTAGCAGCTCGTGTCAAGTCGTTAGTAAGGCAAAAGCGTCTGAATGAAGACTTAGACCACGCAGAACAAGTGCTATTTTCCATAGCTAGGGCAATTGAAAGTCGCGATCCAAACACAGGCGATCATTGCGAACGGCTAGTAAAACTGGGAAAGGCTTTTGGGGAATATCTCAATCTTTCACGCAACCAAATTCGGGATTTAATGTGGGGTGGTTATCTTCATGATATTGGCAAGGTGGGAATTCCCGACGCCGTGCTGCTCAAGCAAGGAAAACTCACGCCCGAAGAGTGGGAGATTATGAGGCAACACGTTTTGATTGGTGAAAGAATCTGTCAACCATTACGTAGTATGTGGGGTGTAATTCCTATTATCCGACACCATCACGAGCGCTGGGATGGTTCGGGCTACCCTGATGGACTCAAAGGAGAGGATATCCCCTATCTAGCACAAGTGTTTCAAATAATTGATATTTATGATGCCCTGACTAGCGAACGACCTTACAAACGGGCTTTTCTTCCAGAAGAAGCACTCATGGTGATGGAGGAAGAAACAGCTAAGGGTTGGCGCAGTCCTCAACTGATGCAGCAGTTTGCTGAATTTATTCGCACTTGTAAACAACAGTAG
- a CDS encoding sulfurtransferase has protein sequence MTMILISREWLLEHLEDPQVVIVDCRFSLADPQLGKQQYQTSHIKGAYYLDLNQDLSSPVGEHGGRHPLPNPEELARKLSAIGVVYQQTLVVAYDDSRFAFAARLWWLLRYLGHEQVAVLDGGYSEWQKAGYPVTDIIPELRTGDFIPQIQTQMLVDRQTVINQKDLPEVALIDSRESDRYLGIREPIDKIAGHIPGAMNYPWQEATDSTGYLLSPSEQRLRWSQVDNAKEIIVYCGSGVTACVNLLSLELADIHTGKLYAGSWSDWISYC, from the coding sequence ATGACTATGATTCTTATTTCTCGTGAATGGCTGTTGGAACACCTTGAAGATCCACAAGTTGTGATAGTGGATTGTCGCTTTTCTCTTGCCGATCCACAATTGGGAAAACAGCAGTACCAAACCAGTCATATCAAAGGGGCTTACTATTTAGATTTGAACCAGGATCTTTCCAGTCCTGTGGGAGAACACGGAGGGAGACATCCTCTACCCAACCCTGAAGAATTAGCTCGCAAGTTATCAGCTATTGGGGTAGTTTATCAACAAACTTTGGTAGTAGCTTACGATGATTCCCGCTTTGCTTTTGCGGCCCGTTTATGGTGGTTACTGCGTTATCTCGGACATGAACAAGTAGCGGTGCTAGATGGTGGCTACAGCGAATGGCAAAAAGCCGGATATCCAGTTACAGATATTATCCCTGAACTCCGAACAGGTGATTTTATTCCCCAGATCCAAACACAGATGCTAGTGGATCGCCAAACAGTAATAAATCAGAAAGATTTACCAGAGGTAGCATTGATAGATTCACGAGAGAGCGATCGCTACCTCGGTATTCGAGAACCCATTGATAAAATAGCCGGTCACATTCCTGGTGCGATGAATTATCCTTGGCAAGAAGCTACAGACTCCACTGGCTACCTGCTGTCGCCATCAGAACAACGCCTTCGTTGGTCGCAGGTAGACAACGCAAAGGAAATTATAGTTTATTGTGGTTCTGGGGTAACTGCTTGTGTAAATTTACTATCTTTAGAACTGGCTGATATTCATACAGGTAAACTCTATGCTGGTAGCTGGAGTGATTGGATTAGTTATTGTTAG
- a CDS encoding isoaspartyl peptidase/L-asparaginase, producing the protein MKLQVLPKLIIHGGAGSSLHGKGGVEVVRRSLYKVIEEVYSLLLSRASAKEAVVRACQMLEDDPRFNAGTGSVLQSDGQIRMSASLMDGTTQSFSGVINVSRVKNPIDLAKALQTSPDRVLSDYGAAELARELQIPSYNALTDLRLQEWIQERQQNFKHTMASVVAEPELAEPELVETSNARRGTIGVVALDTQGRLVAGTSTGGKGFERIGRVSDSAMPAGNYATIHAAVSCTGIGEDIIDECLAAKIVVRVTDGMPLKDAMKRSFAEAHQNKRDFGAIALDASGAIAWGKTSQVLLAAFHDGEKIGDTLELPVGTEVGCIDN; encoded by the coding sequence ATGAAGTTACAAGTGCTACCTAAATTAATTATTCATGGAGGGGCTGGTAGTTCTTTACACGGAAAAGGCGGAGTAGAGGTGGTACGCCGCTCGCTTTATAAAGTTATAGAAGAAGTGTATTCTCTTTTACTTTCTAGAGCAAGTGCTAAGGAAGCAGTAGTGCGCGCATGTCAAATGTTAGAAGATGACCCCCGCTTTAATGCAGGTACTGGTTCAGTACTGCAATCAGACGGTCAAATCCGCATGAGTGCCTCATTGATGGATGGTACAACCCAAAGCTTTAGTGGTGTAATTAATGTTTCGCGGGTTAAAAATCCCATCGACTTGGCAAAGGCATTACAAACTTCTCCCGACCGAGTACTTTCTGATTACGGAGCGGCAGAATTAGCAAGGGAGTTGCAAATTCCCAGCTATAACGCTTTAACAGACTTGCGCTTACAAGAGTGGATTCAAGAGCGCCAGCAGAATTTTAAACATACAATGGCCAGCGTGGTTGCAGAACCAGAACTAGCAGAACCAGAACTAGTGGAAACTAGCAATGCCCGACGCGGTACTATTGGCGTAGTAGCTTTAGATACTCAAGGTCGGTTAGTAGCTGGTACTTCCACAGGCGGCAAGGGATTTGAGCGGATTGGACGTGTCAGTGATTCTGCGATGCCTGCTGGTAATTATGCTACTATACATGCTGCGGTTAGCTGTACTGGTATTGGAGAGGACATTATTGATGAGTGCTTAGCAGCAAAAATTGTGGTGCGCGTCACAGATGGCATGCCCCTCAAGGATGCAATGAAGCGTTCCTTTGCAGAAGCACACCAGAACAAACGGGATTTTGGAGCGATCGCTCTAGATGCAAGTGGAGCGATCGCCTGGGGAAAAACCAGCCAAGTTTTACTTGCAGCTTTTCACGATGGCGAAAAGATTGGTGATACGTTAGAACTTCCCGTAGGTACAGAAGTAGGTTGCATTGATAATTAA
- a CDS encoding DUF2256 domain-containing protein, protein MGRARSKSDLPSKICPVCQRPFTWRKKWADCWEEVKYCSERCRRRRAATKNETDES, encoded by the coding sequence ATGGGACGTGCCCGTTCTAAATCTGACCTACCTAGCAAAATTTGTCCGGTATGTCAGCGCCCTTTTACTTGGCGCAAAAAATGGGCAGATTGCTGGGAAGAGGTGAAATACTGTTCGGAACGTTGCCGTCGTCGCCGTGCTGCGACTAAAAATGAAACCGATGAATCATAA